The Rhizobium sp. BT03 genome has a window encoding:
- a CDS encoding type II toxin-antitoxin system RelE/ParE family toxin, with protein MKYRTTVEADYDIVDIYVLGANQFGLPQSERYVDDLFRAFELLADNPQMARERRELNPPIRLHPHHAHMIAYVIREEDILIVRVLHGRENWQSLFAQS; from the coding sequence ATGAAATATCGGACAACCGTTGAAGCGGATTATGACATCGTTGACATCTATGTTCTCGGCGCCAATCAGTTTGGCTTGCCGCAATCAGAGCGTTATGTCGACGATTTATTCCGCGCGTTCGAATTGCTGGCTGATAATCCACAAATGGCACGCGAGCGACGCGAGCTAAATCCGCCGATACGGCTTCATCCTCATCATGCGCATATGATCGCTTATGTGATCCGAGAGGAGGATATCCTGATTGTCCGTGTGTTGCATGGGCGAGAGAATTGGCAAAGCCTCTTTGCACAAAGCTGA
- a CDS encoding type II toxin-antitoxin system ParD family antitoxin codes for MATMNVSLPDPMKEWVDSQTKTGRYSNASDYVRDLIRRDQERSDKLVELQRLITDGLESGLSDRSKDDILQVARERLAARRV; via the coding sequence ATGGCAACGATGAATGTGTCCCTGCCCGATCCAATGAAGGAATGGGTAGATTCGCAAACCAAAACTGGGCGCTACAGCAATGCGAGCGATTACGTCCGTGACCTAATACGGCGCGATCAAGAGCGGTCGGACAAATTGGTGGAATTGCAGCGTTTGATCACGGACGGGTTGGAAAGCGGTCTCAGTGATCGTTCTAAAGACGATATTCTTCAGGTGGCGCGCGAGCGACTGGCAGCGCGGCGTGTATGA
- a CDS encoding ABC transporter ATP-binding protein/permease, with translation MADKTEGRPGIRRQDRVGYDLSLTYRLGVMFSAFWNSEVRGKVLFLATVLILVILATAYGQVILNEWNAPFYDSLERRDLGEFFHQLEIFAMIAGTLLLLNVLQAWLNQMTALYMREGLSRDLVDQWLKRKRALRLASSGLIGVNPDQRLHEDSRNLAESTTGLVLGLLQATILLVSFIGVLWELSSGFIFHISGHSFSIPGYMVWAAIFYAASASVLSQVVGRKLVKLNADRFSKEAELRFTLMHANENMPAITVARGEENERRRINTDISSVLRVVKRLAMANTNLTWVSAGYGWLVIVIPIIVAAPAYFSGGLTLGQLMMSVGAFNQVNTALRWYVANFGPIAEWRATLMRVTDFRQALLETDEDFELKDGITYEDTAADTLTLKDVVIVAKIGEDIEECGGFRLRETDVVIKSGEKIMINGDHSVNRKLLFQAMAGLWPCGSGTMGLPPIDDMLFVPQIAYIPGGTLREALAFPESPDAYEKSAVEAALEKAGLHSLISRLDTRARWDKLLDSDEQKAIGFARLLLVRPRWIIFDEVLEGMEPEWQETMAGLLTSLPESGMIYIGRSEAYLEILKPRVLHLQALPSKSEEPQQEQQAARPGASAGTGAAAMPAPAL, from the coding sequence ATGGCAGATAAGACCGAGGGGAGGCCGGGCATCCGAAGGCAGGATAGGGTAGGGTATGATCTCAGCCTGACTTACCGCCTCGGAGTGATGTTCTCCGCATTCTGGAATTCTGAAGTGCGTGGCAAGGTGCTGTTCCTGGCGACCGTGCTGATCCTCGTCATCCTGGCGACGGCCTATGGCCAGGTCATCCTCAACGAGTGGAACGCCCCCTTCTACGATTCGCTGGAGCGCCGCGACCTCGGCGAATTCTTCCATCAGCTCGAAATCTTCGCGATGATCGCCGGTACGCTGCTGCTGCTCAACGTGCTGCAGGCCTGGCTGAACCAGATGACGGCGCTCTATATGCGCGAAGGCCTGTCGCGCGATCTGGTCGATCAGTGGCTGAAACGCAAGCGGGCACTGCGGCTCGCCTCCAGCGGCCTGATCGGCGTCAATCCGGACCAGCGCTTGCACGAGGATTCCCGCAACCTCGCCGAAAGCACGACGGGGCTCGTTCTCGGCCTGCTACAGGCGACCATTCTTCTCGTCAGTTTCATCGGCGTGCTCTGGGAGCTTTCCAGCGGTTTCATCTTCCACATCAGCGGCCACAGCTTCTCGATTCCCGGCTACATGGTCTGGGCGGCGATTTTCTACGCCGCCTCCGCCTCGGTGCTGAGCCAGGTCGTCGGCCGCAAGCTGGTTAAGCTCAATGCCGACCGCTTCTCGAAGGAGGCCGAGCTTCGCTTCACCCTGATGCATGCCAACGAGAACATGCCGGCGATCACCGTCGCCCGCGGCGAGGAGAATGAGCGCCGGCGCATCAACACCGACATCAGCTCGGTGCTGAGAGTCGTCAAGCGGCTCGCCATGGCCAATACCAACCTCACCTGGGTGTCGGCCGGCTATGGCTGGCTGGTGATCGTCATTCCGATCATCGTCGCCGCGCCCGCCTATTTCTCCGGCGGCCTGACACTTGGTCAGCTGATGATGTCGGTCGGCGCCTTCAACCAGGTCAATACGGCGCTGCGCTGGTATGTCGCCAATTTCGGCCCGATCGCCGAATGGCGCGCCACCCTCATGCGCGTCACCGACTTCCGCCAGGCGCTGCTCGAGACCGACGAGGACTTCGAGCTGAAGGACGGCATCACTTATGAAGACACCGCGGCCGACACACTGACCCTGAAAGACGTGGTGATCGTCGCCAAGATCGGCGAAGACATCGAGGAATGCGGCGGCTTCCGCCTGCGCGAAACCGACGTGGTGATCAAATCAGGCGAAAAGATCATGATCAACGGCGATCACAGCGTCAACCGCAAGCTGCTCTTCCAGGCGATGGCCGGCCTCTGGCCGTGCGGCAGCGGCACGATGGGCCTGCCGCCGATCGACGACATGCTGTTCGTCCCGCAGATCGCCTATATCCCCGGCGGCACGCTGCGTGAGGCGCTGGCCTTCCCCGAAAGCCCCGATGCCTACGAGAAATCAGCCGTCGAGGCAGCCCTCGAGAAGGCCGGCTTGCATTCGCTGATCTCAAGGCTCGATACCCGCGCCCGCTGGGACAAACTGCTCGACAGCGACGAACAGAAGGCAATCGGCTTCGCCCGCCTGCTTCTCGTGCGTCCGCGCTGGATCATTTTCGACGAAGTGCTTGAGGGCATGGAGCCGGAATGGCAGGAAACCATGGCCGGGCTGCTCACCTCTCTGCCCGAAAGCGGCATGATCTATATCGGCCGCTCCGAGGCCTATCTCGAGATCTTGAAGCCGCGCGTGCTGCATCTGCAGGCGCTGCCGTCAAAATCCGAGGAACCACAGCAAGAGCAGCAAGCCGCCCGTCCAGGCGCCAGCGCCGGTACGGGCGCCGCCGCCATGCCCGCGCCGGCGCTTTAA
- the metA gene encoding homoserine O-succinyltransferase, protein MPIKIPDTLPAFETLVQEGVRVMTETLAIRQDIRPLQIGLLNLMPNKIKTELQMARLVGASPLQVELSLIRIGGHKAKNTSEDHLLAFYQTWEEVKHRKFDGFIITGAPIELLPYEDVTYWSEMREILDWTETNVHSTMNVCWGAMAAIYHFHGVPKYELKEKAFGVYRHRNLKPSSIYLNGFSDNFEVPVSRWTEVRRDDIEKSDKLEILMESSEMGVCLVHEKRGRRLYMFNHVEYDSTSLSDEYFRDVNAGVPIKMPHNYFPHNDPALAPQNRWRSHAHLLFGNWINEIYQTTPFDVEEIGTDL, encoded by the coding sequence ATGCCCATCAAGATCCCCGATACGCTGCCCGCCTTCGAAACTCTCGTGCAAGAGGGTGTGCGGGTGATGACCGAGACGCTGGCGATCCGTCAGGATATCCGTCCGCTGCAGATCGGGCTGCTCAACTTGATGCCGAACAAGATCAAGACCGAATTGCAGATGGCCCGCCTCGTCGGCGCCTCGCCGCTGCAGGTCGAGCTGTCGCTGATCCGCATCGGCGGCCACAAGGCGAAGAATACCTCCGAAGATCACCTGCTTGCCTTTTACCAGACCTGGGAGGAGGTGAAGCACCGCAAATTCGACGGCTTCATCATCACCGGGGCGCCGATCGAGCTCCTGCCCTATGAGGACGTTACCTATTGGTCGGAGATGCGGGAGATTCTCGACTGGACGGAAACGAATGTGCATTCGACGATGAACGTCTGCTGGGGCGCGATGGCGGCGATCTATCATTTCCACGGCGTTCCGAAATACGAGCTGAAGGAGAAAGCCTTCGGCGTCTACCGCCACCGCAATCTGAAGCCCTCGTCGATCTATCTCAACGGCTTTTCCGACAATTTCGAAGTGCCGGTGTCGCGCTGGACGGAGGTGCGCCGCGACGATATCGAGAAATCCGACAAGCTGGAAATCCTGATGGAATCCAGCGAGATGGGTGTCTGCCTCGTGCACGAGAAGCGGGGCCGGCGGCTCTACATGTTCAACCATGTCGAATATGATTCCACCTCGCTGTCAGACGAGTATTTCCGCGACGTCAATGCCGGCGTGCCGATCAAGATGCCGCACAATTATTTCCCGCATAACGATCCGGCGCTTGCGCCGCAGAACCGCTGGCGCAGCCATGCGCATCTTTTGTTCGGCAACTGGATCAACGAGATCTACCAGACGACGCCCTTTGACGTGGAGGAGATCGGCACGGATCTGTGA